A part of Legionella sainthelensi genomic DNA contains:
- the ankD gene encoding Dot/Icm T4SS effector AnkD/LegA15 codes for MPELSAPNSTITSHTDIVNDKLKEQNAKVEQERFMLELFAFLQRKNDLLLQQQSDQLQTSLKSIAQDCGYQDLPTALNLAKNARGQTALVKALQDQQFGLANTLLNSGARYDEQATAEFDIAIDSERGREALANHTISAPSSYTPSDPKKLHLVKEYGLVLGIEMTSKDGTPSQRAHIGPAYSLMTESVNDYSKSCANQPVKDDFTQIANAFNFTNNVSKFQGSNPTGTPEAGKELSKRIQAGEVTTVPVSCKGHAMGLSFAPVAHDPNKTYLVFTNRGEGAEKSGKFGTQIYEVDKRDITPEFINKMMNGHFKGHSHDDIMSNIQRVTKGKEPVSHIQQSPQKYDNCSIANARSNIQGILLCQEANRKGGFDKVNKDEVKERYKDFSDDMKSKKVQELAKAITKNPGNSDLKALAQGYIDKPGSKFKHHLESAMSEEPSMRRKSP; via the coding sequence ATGCCAGAATTATCCGCCCCAAATAGCACGATAACAAGTCATACTGATATTGTTAATGACAAGCTTAAAGAGCAAAATGCAAAAGTAGAGCAAGAACGATTTATGCTCGAATTATTTGCATTTTTGCAAAGAAAGAATGACTTGCTATTACAGCAGCAATCTGATCAATTACAAACTTCGTTAAAAAGTATTGCTCAGGACTGTGGCTATCAAGATCTTCCTACCGCATTGAATCTTGCAAAAAATGCCCGCGGTCAGACCGCATTAGTGAAGGCATTGCAAGATCAACAATTTGGCCTGGCAAATACCTTGCTTAATTCTGGCGCTCGCTATGATGAACAAGCCACAGCAGAATTTGATATTGCGATAGACAGTGAACGTGGACGAGAAGCACTGGCTAATCACACTATCAGTGCTCCCTCTTCTTATACGCCCTCAGATCCCAAAAAGTTGCATCTAGTCAAGGAGTATGGTTTAGTCTTAGGTATAGAAATGACGAGTAAAGATGGTACTCCATCTCAACGGGCACACATAGGCCCTGCATATAGTTTGATGACAGAATCAGTCAATGACTACAGTAAATCTTGTGCCAACCAACCGGTTAAAGATGACTTTACACAAATTGCGAATGCATTTAACTTTACAAATAATGTATCTAAATTTCAAGGTAGCAATCCTACCGGAACGCCTGAGGCGGGAAAGGAACTCTCTAAACGAATTCAAGCAGGAGAAGTAACAACAGTTCCTGTAAGCTGTAAAGGCCATGCTATGGGGTTGTCTTTTGCGCCAGTGGCACATGATCCGAATAAAACGTATTTAGTGTTTACCAACCGGGGAGAAGGTGCTGAGAAATCAGGTAAATTTGGAACCCAAATCTATGAGGTAGATAAGCGCGATATTACCCCCGAGTTTATCAACAAGATGATGAATGGCCACTTTAAAGGACACTCACATGATGACATAATGAGTAATATTCAGCGGGTCACTAAAGGTAAAGAACCTGTTTCTCACATACAACAAAGTCCACAAAAGTACGACAACTGCTCGATTGCTAATGCTCGATCCAACATTCAAGGAATACTTCTTTGCCAAGAAGCAAATCGCAAAGGCGGCTTTGATAAAGTGAACAAAGACGAGGTCAAGGAGCGGTATAAAGATTTTAGCGATGATATGAAAAGTAAAAAAGTTCAAGAACTGGCAAAAGCTATCACAAAAAATCCAGGAAATTCGGATTTAAAAGCATTAGCTCAAGGCTACATAGATAAACCGGGTAGTAAATTTAAGCATCATTTAGAAAGTGCAATGTCCGAAGAACCTTCTATGCGTAGGAAATCTCCATAA
- a CDS encoding 4-hydroxy-2-oxovalerate aldolase: MSEPIILLDTSLRDGGHRTNFNFTDTELKEILQPLDDSGIEYIEIGYRNGSLVPMDIGRAGWCAKEYLFLCKSLIKRAKIAVMIYPNNVTQNDLIELKECGIDLLRICIPKGELESALPKIKMARNANMNVAINLTHSSCYEEIELDEVMQQINHYNPDIIYFADSNGSLLPQQVKSLYARYLNIYPTISFGFHAHDNLGLAQANALAALSAGVRFIDVTLAGMGRGIGNLKTEFFVAYLHSIQLKKYNLENILKAANFVRHSLRIGQEPIEMSEFLRGISNPY; this comes from the coding sequence ATGAGCGAGCCTATAATACTTTTAGATACCTCGTTAAGGGATGGAGGACATAGAACCAATTTTAATTTCACAGACACCGAATTAAAAGAAATTCTTCAACCACTTGATGACTCTGGCATCGAATACATTGAAATTGGCTATCGTAACGGCTCTTTAGTACCTATGGATATAGGTAGAGCGGGATGGTGTGCCAAAGAATATTTATTTCTTTGTAAGTCATTAATTAAACGAGCAAAAATAGCCGTAATGATTTATCCCAATAATGTAACCCAAAATGACTTAATTGAATTAAAAGAATGCGGTATTGATTTATTAAGGATTTGTATTCCAAAGGGTGAACTTGAATCCGCTCTGCCTAAAATAAAAATGGCTAGAAACGCAAATATGAATGTTGCAATTAATTTAACCCATAGCTCTTGCTATGAAGAAATTGAGCTTGATGAAGTAATGCAACAAATCAATCATTACAATCCAGATATCATTTATTTCGCTGATTCTAATGGCAGTTTATTGCCACAACAGGTTAAATCACTTTATGCAAGATACCTGAACATCTACCCAACTATCTCTTTCGGATTTCATGCTCATGATAATCTTGGTTTAGCTCAAGCCAATGCATTAGCAGCTCTAAGTGCCGGAGTACGTTTTATTGATGTGACACTTGCAGGAATGGGAAGAGGCATAGGAAATTTAAAAACAGAGTTTTTTGTAGCCTATTTACATTCAATTCAACTAAAAAAATACAATTTAGAAAATATATTAAAAGCAGCAAATTTTGTGCGTCATTCATTAAGAATTGGTCAAGAGCCTATTGAGATGAGTGAATTTTTGCGTGGAATCTCTAATCCATATTAG
- the dotB gene encoding Dot/Icm type IV secretion system ATPase DotB, which translates to MSNNIHLMPDEPTRFTPLFMDRMLEHTERLNASDITIQTGEPIYAEVYGKLLRITNRRLSNTELGDLINAIYGPNATTQLLSGKDIDTHYEFRPNRGVRYRYRVNGTACLVEGHDAIQITLRTIPTTPPRLESMHLPENVLQAIAPQEGIVFITGATGSGKSTLLASIIRQLIEFEDSHRKVLTYESPIEFVYDEIETISSVVSQSEIPRHLPSFADGVRNALRRKPRLIMVGECRDAETISAALEAALTGHPVYTTLHTSGVAETMRRLVTSFSGEERLGRTIDILETIRLCIWQKLVPTVDDKRVALREYLVFDEEVRDILLEGDPNDVTSATRKLVRQKGQLMTWDAKAKFEQGIISERVYKLIIAGAKEYQQ; encoded by the coding sequence ATGAGTAACAATATTCATTTAATGCCTGATGAGCCTACTCGTTTCACTCCATTATTTATGGATAGAATGTTGGAGCATACTGAACGATTGAATGCTTCGGACATTACGATTCAAACGGGTGAACCCATTTATGCGGAGGTTTATGGTAAATTACTCCGCATTACTAATCGACGTTTATCAAACACAGAACTTGGCGATTTAATTAATGCCATTTATGGACCCAATGCGACGACTCAGCTTCTTTCAGGTAAGGATATAGATACACACTATGAATTCCGCCCTAATCGAGGTGTTAGATATCGTTATAGGGTGAATGGGACTGCCTGTTTGGTAGAAGGACATGATGCAATCCAAATCACTTTAAGAACCATTCCAACTACGCCCCCAAGATTAGAATCGATGCATCTGCCAGAAAATGTTCTTCAAGCAATTGCGCCTCAAGAAGGAATTGTATTTATCACCGGAGCGACAGGTTCAGGTAAATCAACATTATTAGCCTCAATTATTCGACAGCTAATCGAGTTTGAAGACTCTCATCGTAAAGTATTGACCTATGAGTCTCCTATTGAATTCGTCTATGATGAAATCGAAACAATATCCTCCGTAGTGAGTCAATCCGAAATTCCAAGACACTTACCCAGTTTTGCGGATGGTGTACGCAATGCATTGCGTAGAAAGCCTCGCTTAATCATGGTAGGAGAGTGTCGGGATGCAGAAACGATCAGCGCCGCCTTAGAAGCAGCGCTTACTGGACATCCTGTGTATACAACTTTACATACTTCAGGAGTCGCAGAAACCATGCGTCGACTCGTCACCTCATTCTCTGGTGAAGAGCGTCTTGGTAGAACAATCGATATCTTAGAAACAATAAGATTATGTATATGGCAAAAATTAGTGCCTACTGTGGATGACAAGAGAGTTGCCTTACGAGAATATTTAGTATTTGATGAAGAAGTGCGCGATATTTTGCTTGAAGGGGATCCGAATGATGTCACATCTGCCACGCGTAAACTAGTTCGTCAAAAAGGCCAGCTGATGACTTGGGATGCAAAAGCTAAATTCGAACAAGGTATTATTAGTGAACGCGTATATAAATTAATTATTGCTGGTGCAAAAGAATACCAACAATAA
- a CDS encoding type IV secretion system DotC family protein, whose translation MAKFIRSITVVLSALLLACTSSKYMGDTGSLAGIQAMANVNKNQRNKKLKGKFRQMAIKETALSLGAQGGLAWRAKVIDEHLIRQSRRLDAIYDFNSLTLEHNILPPVLLEGRNTLNLADTQTIRISDRTYKVAKQAHFVTTPPTWRQYLWLDYVKPEYPNYTLLPKTKVEKKIWCIYAAKGWRQGVDQANTILEENIARIKEDFGGMILYRKLLAMNMVSPPYVSHTDLGVTGDASEIHIDDRVLRITALPALNVNSEQWRAAVSKDENALEHFKNMEKLANRSKIIITDKSWQPMIAPVNDKNNIH comes from the coding sequence ATGGCAAAATTTATTCGTAGTATCACAGTTGTATTATCCGCATTGCTGCTGGCATGCACCTCTTCAAAATACATGGGTGATACTGGCTCATTGGCTGGTATACAAGCCATGGCTAATGTCAATAAAAACCAGAGAAATAAGAAGCTCAAAGGTAAATTTCGCCAAATGGCTATTAAAGAAACTGCATTAAGCCTTGGAGCACAAGGAGGCTTAGCATGGAGAGCGAAAGTTATTGATGAACACCTTATTAGACAATCTCGAAGACTGGACGCTATTTACGATTTTAATTCACTAACATTAGAACATAACATTTTACCTCCAGTCTTATTGGAAGGAAGAAATACGCTTAATCTTGCCGATACTCAGACCATCCGTATTTCTGATCGTACTTATAAAGTTGCAAAGCAAGCCCATTTTGTAACTACCCCCCCTACTTGGCGCCAATATTTATGGTTGGACTATGTAAAACCAGAATATCCCAACTATACTTTACTTCCCAAAACAAAAGTCGAAAAGAAAATATGGTGCATTTATGCTGCTAAGGGTTGGAGACAAGGGGTGGATCAGGCCAATACTATCCTTGAGGAAAACATAGCACGAATTAAAGAAGATTTTGGCGGGATGATTTTATATAGGAAATTATTAGCAATGAATATGGTCTCTCCTCCATATGTTTCTCATACGGATTTAGGAGTAACAGGTGATGCATCAGAAATTCATATTGATGATAGAGTATTAAGAATAACTGCATTACCCGCACTTAATGTAAATAGTGAACAATGGCGAGCAGCTGTTTCTAAAGACGAAAATGCTCTAGAACACTTCAAAAACATGGAAAAATTAGCAAATCGGTCTAAAATTATAATAACAGATAAGTCGTGGCAACCTATGATTGCCCCAGTAAATGACAAAAATAACATTCACTAA
- the dotD gene encoding type IVB secretion system lipoprotein DotD, with translation MNNKLLMLFIASVLLVGCKTTGTLFKKPPVNNPSDDATIKLAEAAVSVSDSMHEMARVEKVIIPPHKDNTLTIPNAYNLQARASVDWSGPIEELTARISKSAHYRFRVLGKAPSIPVLISINIKDQSLAEILRDIDYQAGKKADIHVYPNSQVVELRYGKIYS, from the coding sequence ATGAACAATAAGCTTCTCATGCTGTTTATTGCCTCTGTCTTGCTTGTAGGATGCAAGACAACTGGTACGCTTTTTAAAAAGCCACCTGTCAATAATCCTAGTGATGATGCCACAATTAAGTTAGCGGAAGCTGCCGTATCTGTAAGTGATTCCATGCACGAAATGGCACGTGTTGAAAAGGTGATCATACCGCCTCATAAAGACAATACTCTGACCATACCTAATGCCTATAACCTACAGGCTAGAGCTAGCGTAGACTGGTCAGGTCCAATAGAGGAGCTTACGGCTCGTATTTCCAAATCGGCTCATTACAGATTTCGTGTACTAGGAAAAGCACCATCTATTCCTGTTTTAATTAGTATAAATATAAAAGATCAAAGTTTAGCTGAAATTTTGCGTGATATTGATTACCAAGCTGGTAAAAAAGCAGATATTCACGTTTACCCTAACAGTCAAGTAGTTGAATTACGCTATGGCAAAATTTATTCGTAG
- the rsmD gene encoding 16S rRNA (guanine(966)-N(2))-methyltransferase RsmD, which produces MKQSVRIIGGIYRGKKLCFPDEEGLRPTPDRVRETLFNWLMHDIREARCLDAFAGSGALGLEAFSRGAGHVVFLEQSPKAFTNLQKVIDAFNSPKLKLLRADALSYLKQSQEEFDLIFLDPPFAKDYLPQCIADITHSQIIKTGGLVYLESAAAIHLDERYWRQVKLKQAGQVAYGLFEKL; this is translated from the coding sequence ATGAAACAGAGCGTGCGCATTATTGGTGGAATTTATCGAGGGAAAAAGCTGTGCTTTCCAGATGAAGAAGGATTACGCCCTACCCCGGATAGAGTGCGTGAAACATTATTTAACTGGCTAATGCACGATATTAGAGAAGCGCGCTGCCTGGATGCTTTTGCAGGCAGCGGAGCCCTGGGCTTGGAAGCATTTTCAAGAGGTGCGGGACATGTTGTTTTTCTAGAGCAATCCCCCAAGGCATTTACAAATCTACAAAAAGTCATTGATGCATTTAACAGCCCCAAGCTCAAATTATTAAGAGCGGACGCACTGTCCTACCTGAAACAAAGCCAAGAAGAATTTGACCTTATTTTTCTTGACCCACCCTTTGCGAAAGACTACCTGCCACAGTGTATTGCAGACATCACTCATAGCCAGATTATCAAAACAGGGGGGCTTGTGTATTTAGAATCAGCGGCTGCGATTCATCTTGATGAACGTTACTGGCGACAAGTTAAGCTAAAACAAGCAGGACAAGTAGCTTACGGATTATTTGAAAAGCTATAA
- a CDS encoding M16 family metallopeptidase codes for MRIFSACIMALMISLSHTVTANTFKTEKWKTKNGVQVVFYQAMEVPMLDISLAFAAGSANDGPQYGLAALTSQMMNQGNAGKEATTIAETLADTGAQYHVEINRDMAVLHLKTLVSKDQLMQASTTFTQIINHPDFPDEAFSREKKQQLLAIEQRQESPEEVANLNFFKTLYQQHPYAHSVNGTSETVKAIDKNQLIEFYKRYYVGSNAVLVMVGAITSQTAHQLADQLTQELPKGQPAPAIPKAQQLTQAQAINIPFPSSQTIIRLGQIGIDHHNPNYFPLIVGNYILGGGLLVSRLAIEIREKRGLTYGIDSQFIPMPGIGPFLISYSTKNQQTKNSLEIIQKTLDSYINDGPSSEEMEAAKQYLTGSFPLSLSGNRSIATILLRMAFYHLPDDFLDNYTARINSVTSEQVKEAFKKQVHPDKFLLITVGQS; via the coding sequence ATGAGAATTTTTAGCGCATGCATTATGGCATTAATGATTAGTTTGTCACACACAGTGACAGCTAATACGTTTAAAACAGAGAAGTGGAAAACTAAAAATGGAGTCCAAGTGGTTTTCTACCAGGCGATGGAAGTGCCCATGTTGGATATCAGCTTAGCTTTTGCTGCAGGATCTGCAAATGACGGCCCTCAATATGGATTAGCTGCATTGACGAGCCAGATGATGAATCAAGGAAACGCAGGGAAGGAGGCAACTACCATTGCTGAAACTTTAGCGGATACTGGAGCTCAATATCATGTTGAAATTAATAGAGATATGGCTGTTTTACATCTTAAAACCCTAGTCAGCAAAGATCAGCTTATGCAAGCCAGTACCACTTTTACGCAGATTATCAATCATCCAGACTTTCCTGATGAAGCGTTCAGCAGAGAAAAAAAACAACAGTTACTGGCTATTGAACAACGCCAAGAGTCACCAGAAGAGGTGGCAAATCTTAATTTTTTCAAAACATTATATCAGCAACACCCCTATGCACACTCAGTCAATGGAACCTCTGAAACTGTTAAAGCAATCGATAAAAACCAGCTTATAGAGTTTTATAAGCGCTACTATGTAGGTAGCAATGCTGTTTTAGTCATGGTAGGCGCCATTACAAGTCAAACTGCTCATCAACTTGCAGATCAATTGACGCAAGAACTTCCCAAAGGTCAACCCGCCCCAGCAATCCCCAAAGCACAGCAACTGACTCAGGCTCAAGCAATCAATATCCCATTTCCATCATCACAAACGATCATCAGGCTTGGTCAAATCGGTATTGATCACCACAACCCGAATTATTTTCCTCTCATAGTTGGAAATTATATTTTAGGCGGAGGGCTTTTAGTTTCTCGACTCGCTATTGAAATCCGAGAAAAGCGCGGCTTAACTTACGGAATTGATAGTCAGTTTATACCCATGCCAGGAATAGGACCATTTCTAATTAGCTACTCTACCAAAAATCAACAAACCAAAAACTCCCTGGAGATTATTCAAAAAACTTTAGATAGCTACATCAATGATGGCCCTAGCAGTGAAGAAATGGAAGCAGCCAAACAATACCTCACAGGGAGTTTTCCACTTTCTTTATCCGGGAACAGGAGTATCGCCACTATTTTATTACGCATGGCGTTTTACCATTTACCGGATGATTTTCTGGATAATTACACAGCTCGTATTAATTCAGTCACCAGCGAGCAAGTAAAGGAAGCCTTTAAAAAGCAAGTTCATCCTGATAAATTTTTACTCATCACCGTAGGGCAATCATGA
- the ftsY gene encoding signal recognition particle-docking protein FtsY, with protein MIKWFKRSHTPTSSEADESQHKEELLPQAPVKEVEEEQEPVKEGFFARFRKSLSKTRHQLGDGIGRLLLGKKEISQDLLDELETLLISADLGIETTQMVLKQLAEGLARKQLSDGDAVYDALKSHLQAILNQKKQLLTLETEDHSPFVILMVGVNGAGKTTTIGKLAKQFQQQGKKVMLAAGDTFRAAAVEQLLVWGERNDIPVIAQHTGADSASVIFDALQAAKARKIDVLIADTAGRLHTQSNLMEELKKVKRVLQKLCPEAPHETMLILDATIGQNALVQAKQFNDAVGLTGITMTKLDGTAKGGILFAIANELGIPFRYIGIGEGIEDLQPFDAAQFVGALFNDHI; from the coding sequence ATGATTAAATGGTTCAAACGCAGTCACACTCCTACCTCTTCAGAAGCTGATGAGTCCCAGCACAAAGAAGAGCTATTACCGCAAGCCCCTGTGAAGGAGGTGGAGGAAGAGCAAGAGCCTGTAAAAGAAGGATTTTTTGCTCGGTTTAGGAAAAGTTTAAGTAAAACGCGTCATCAGTTAGGTGATGGTATTGGCCGGTTATTGTTAGGAAAAAAAGAAATCAGCCAAGATTTGCTGGATGAGCTAGAAACTCTTTTAATCAGTGCTGATTTGGGTATAGAAACCACACAAATGGTATTAAAGCAATTGGCAGAAGGATTAGCACGCAAGCAATTATCTGACGGTGATGCGGTTTATGACGCACTTAAATCTCATTTACAAGCGATTTTAAATCAAAAAAAACAATTGCTCACTTTAGAAACGGAAGATCATTCTCCTTTTGTTATTTTAATGGTTGGCGTGAATGGAGCTGGCAAAACAACTACCATAGGAAAATTAGCAAAACAATTTCAACAGCAGGGTAAAAAAGTGATGTTAGCTGCGGGAGATACCTTTAGAGCTGCCGCGGTAGAACAATTACTTGTTTGGGGGGAGCGAAATGATATTCCTGTTATTGCCCAACATACAGGGGCTGATAGTGCGTCAGTCATTTTTGATGCGCTGCAGGCCGCTAAAGCGCGAAAAATAGATGTATTAATTGCAGATACGGCAGGACGATTACATACTCAAAGCAATTTAATGGAAGAATTGAAAAAAGTAAAAAGGGTATTACAAAAACTTTGCCCTGAAGCGCCTCATGAAACAATGTTGATATTAGATGCAACTATAGGGCAAAATGCATTAGTTCAGGCAAAGCAATTTAATGACGCGGTTGGATTAACGGGCATTACCATGACCAAGTTGGACGGTACAGCTAAAGGCGGAATTTTGTTTGCTATTGCTAATGAACTAGGGATACCCTTTCGTTATATAGGGATTGGTGAGGGAATAGAAGATCTTCAACCCTTCGATGCTGCGCAATTTGTTGGTGCATTATTTAATGATCACATTTGA
- the ftsE gene encoding cell division ATP-binding protein FtsE: MITFDQVSKRYPGGFEALSQVNFTLHKGEMIFLTGHSGAGKSTLLKLIALLERPTSGQLTMNGIRLNHLKKREVAAHRSQLGITFQSPYLLNDRTVFDNVALPLQIQGMASPMIVKRVHAALDMVGLLSKEKMLPIHLSGGEQQRVGIARAVVHKPALLLADEPTGNLDPKLSAEIMLIFEQFNQVGVSILIATHDLALIAGMKHQIVMLKGGRIC; the protein is encoded by the coding sequence ATGATCACATTTGACCAAGTCAGTAAACGTTATCCAGGTGGTTTTGAAGCTTTAAGCCAAGTTAACTTTACCTTACATAAAGGGGAGATGATTTTTCTCACTGGGCATTCAGGAGCAGGAAAAAGTACGTTGCTTAAACTGATCGCTCTATTGGAAAGGCCCACTTCTGGCCAATTAACAATGAATGGCATACGTTTGAATCATTTAAAAAAACGCGAGGTAGCTGCTCATCGCAGTCAATTAGGGATTACTTTTCAATCACCCTATTTACTCAATGATCGGACTGTTTTTGATAATGTAGCTTTGCCTTTGCAAATTCAAGGCATGGCTTCTCCTATGATAGTCAAAAGAGTACACGCAGCCCTAGATATGGTGGGTCTACTTAGCAAGGAAAAAATGCTGCCTATTCACTTATCTGGCGGAGAACAACAACGTGTGGGTATTGCCCGTGCTGTAGTTCATAAGCCGGCATTATTATTAGCTGATGAACCTACTGGAAATCTTGATCCTAAACTTTCAGCAGAAATTATGTTGATTTTTGAACAATTTAATCAAGTGGGAGTGAGTATCTTAATTGCTACCCATGATTTGGCATTAATTGCCGGCATGAAACATCAAATTGTGATGCTTAAAGGAGGCCGGATATGTTAA
- the ftsX gene encoding permease-like cell division protein FtsX, protein MLKRMRTILAYHLQAAIQSLNLLCRRPIATLMTSIVIAITLALPALFWIISDNLAHLTANWQRGGHISLYLKPGLSEAEQQTVVQEVRKTVGVAQVTLKSSAEGLSELTRQEGMQDIMRYLPENPLPAVIDVIPDLVANSPANLDLLARQLQTITQVEHAKVDMEWISRLHALLSFAATFADSLLALLAMAVIVIVGTTLRLAIHSRQEEIQVLKLIGAQDPFILRPFLYSGIWYGAIGAIFAIFLVNIFIFSLGAALNQLAVVYQMHYPLAGLSMRQILLLVLFAIILGWMGARLSVKRQLASIEPQI, encoded by the coding sequence ATGTTAAAGCGAATGAGAACAATCCTCGCTTATCATCTGCAAGCGGCAATACAAAGTTTAAATTTATTATGTCGTAGACCTATAGCGACCTTGATGACATCTATTGTGATTGCTATTACCTTAGCTTTACCTGCTCTTTTTTGGATCATTTCCGATAACTTAGCTCATCTAACAGCAAACTGGCAGCGTGGCGGCCATATTTCCCTTTATTTAAAACCTGGTTTATCTGAAGCAGAGCAACAAACTGTAGTCCAGGAAGTGCGTAAAACGGTAGGAGTAGCACAAGTAACCTTAAAATCTTCCGCAGAAGGGTTGTCGGAATTGACACGACAAGAAGGGATGCAGGATATTATGCGCTATCTCCCTGAAAATCCTCTACCTGCAGTGATCGATGTGATACCTGATTTGGTGGCTAACTCCCCCGCTAACTTGGACTTATTGGCACGACAGTTGCAAACGATAACCCAAGTTGAACATGCAAAAGTTGATATGGAGTGGATAAGCCGTTTACATGCGCTTTTGAGCTTTGCTGCTACATTTGCTGATTCATTACTTGCCTTATTGGCAATGGCTGTAATTGTGATCGTTGGTACCACCTTACGTTTGGCGATTCATAGTCGACAAGAAGAAATTCAGGTTTTAAAGCTAATCGGTGCCCAGGATCCTTTCATCCTGAGACCTTTTTTATATTCTGGAATCTGGTATGGAGCAATCGGCGCTATTTTTGCCATTTTTTTAGTTAATATTTTTATCTTCAGTTTAGGTGCTGCTCTTAATCAATTGGCAGTCGTTTATCAAATGCACTATCCGCTAGCAGGACTGTCAATGCGTCAGATCTTGCTACTTGTTTTATTTGCAATTATACTAGGGTGGATGGGGGCAAGATTGTCAGTGAAGCGACAGTTGGCCTCCATAGAACCTCAAATATGA
- the rpoH gene encoding RNA polymerase sigma factor RpoH yields MSQYLQLTGINLPVGSIDAYIHRVNQIPMLSLEEEIACAERFHSEGDLEAARRLVLAHLRYVVRVARGYLGYGLPLNDLIQEGNVGLMKAVKRFDPKMGVRLVSFAVHWIKAEIHEFVLRNWRIVKIATTKAQRKLFFNLRQMKNRLGWMSHEEVTAVANDLGVSREDVLVMEQRLNAMDTPYDAPDADDHDDFYTAPERYLFNANEDPSVLLENDSVSDLGREKLMFALEQLDERSQDILQQRWLSEDKLTLHDLAKKYGVSAERVRQLEKNAMKKLKQYMEN; encoded by the coding sequence ATGAGCCAATATTTGCAACTTACCGGAATAAATTTACCTGTGGGCAGTATTGATGCGTATATTCACAGGGTCAATCAAATTCCTATGCTCTCTTTAGAGGAAGAAATTGCTTGTGCTGAGCGTTTTCATTCTGAAGGGGATTTAGAGGCCGCAAGACGCTTAGTGCTTGCTCACTTGCGTTATGTTGTGCGGGTCGCTCGTGGTTATTTAGGATATGGTCTACCTTTGAATGATCTCATTCAAGAAGGTAATGTTGGCCTGATGAAGGCGGTAAAACGTTTCGACCCTAAGATGGGTGTACGCCTCGTTTCTTTTGCAGTGCATTGGATTAAAGCAGAAATCCATGAGTTTGTTTTACGCAATTGGCGTATTGTTAAAATCGCTACAACTAAAGCACAGCGTAAGCTATTTTTTAATCTTCGCCAAATGAAAAACCGCTTAGGCTGGATGAGCCATGAAGAGGTGACTGCTGTAGCGAATGATCTAGGCGTAAGTCGTGAAGATGTGCTTGTTATGGAGCAACGCTTGAATGCAATGGACACCCCTTACGATGCTCCAGATGCAGATGATCATGATGATTTTTATACAGCTCCTGAACGTTATTTATTTAATGCAAATGAGGATCCTTCTGTATTATTGGAAAATGATAGCGTCAGTGATCTGGGGCGCGAAAAGTTGATGTTTGCATTGGAACAATTAGATGAGCGCAGTCAGGATATTTTGCAGCAACGTTGGTTGTCAGAAGACAAATTGACTTTACATGATTTAGCTAAAAAATACGGTGTATCTGCTGAACGTGTTCGACAATTAGAAAAGAATGCTATGAAAAAACTGAAGCAGTATATGGAAAATTAG